From Pseudonocardia autotrophica, one genomic window encodes:
- a CDS encoding alpha/beta fold hydrolase, producing the protein MIRLSDGAMLWVDAEGRPEDRLPGLVFLHGGAGMWDYLGPVADMAAGPFRTLRYDQRGCGRSSPNENYSLARYVADLDELREHFGYERWYVFGH; encoded by the coding sequence ATGATTCGCCTGAGCGATGGCGCGATGCTGTGGGTGGACGCCGAGGGCCGCCCCGAGGACCGGCTACCCGGGTTGGTTTTCCTGCACGGTGGCGCCGGAATGTGGGACTACCTGGGGCCGGTGGCCGACATGGCCGCCGGCCCGTTCCGGACGCTCCGCTACGACCAACGAGGCTGCGGACGATCCTCACCGAACGAGAACTACAGCCTGGCCCGCTATGTGGCAGATCTCGACGAGCTACGCGAACACTTCGGGTACGAGCGCTGGTACGTATTCGGTCATTGA
- a CDS encoding transposase family protein: MLVYPSSMPVSNRALHTLSDALRRHRKNLGSRWRRLPPGQQALLVLAYLNKGETYTALACGFGIGTTTVFRYVREGVDVLAAAAPSLDEALGVARRKAFVILDGTLLAIDRVGMGSGYDRAFYSGKHKRHGVNVQVLADPAGRLVWASPALPGARHDMGAARENGLIDALSEHAIQVVADTAYQGGGPAIRVPQRRRRLDPDTGRYRPLSQAQKQVNVAHARQRGPGERANAQLKSWQVLRKIRSCPKRATALVQAVMVLIQAR; the protein is encoded by the coding sequence GTGCTTGTCTACCCCTCGTCGATGCCCGTGTCCAACCGCGCCCTGCACACCCTCTCCGACGCACTACGCCGACACCGCAAGAACCTCGGCAGTAGGTGGCGCCGACTCCCGCCCGGGCAACAGGCCCTGCTGGTGCTCGCGTACCTGAACAAGGGCGAGACCTACACCGCTCTGGCCTGCGGCTTCGGGATCGGCACCACGACGGTGTTCCGCTACGTCCGCGAAGGCGTCGACGTCCTCGCCGCGGCGGCACCATCGCTGGACGAGGCGCTCGGCGTGGCCCGACGTAAGGCGTTCGTGATCCTCGACGGCACGCTGCTGGCGATCGACCGGGTCGGCATGGGATCGGGCTACGACCGGGCGTTCTACTCCGGGAAACACAAGCGCCACGGCGTGAACGTGCAGGTCCTCGCCGACCCGGCCGGTCGACTGGTGTGGGCATCACCCGCGCTGCCCGGTGCCCGCCACGACATGGGCGCAGCCCGCGAAAACGGTCTGATCGACGCCCTGTCCGAGCACGCGATCCAGGTCGTCGCCGACACCGCCTACCAAGGCGGCGGTCCGGCGATCCGGGTCCCACAGCGTCGTCGCCGCCTCGACCCGGACACCGGCCGCTACCGACCGCTGTCGCAGGCGCAGAAGCAGGTCAACGTCGCGCACGCACGCCAGCGCGGTCCCGGAGAACGAGCCAACGCCCAGCTCAAGTCGTGGCAGGTGCTCCGCAAGATCCGCAGCTGCCCGAAGCGAGCAACCGCACTGGTCCAGGCCGTGATGGTCCTGATCCAGGCTCGCTGA
- a CDS encoding mycofactocin-coupled SDR family oxidoreductase has product MSTPQPRTTGRFQGRTVLITGAARGQGRSHALALAAEGADVIALDICHDIDTVAYDLATEADLNETVEQVRGVGRRAIGLPVDVRDAEALAATVTRACAELAVPDVVLANAGIGLMKGGDGPAAFRDQLDVNLTGVWNTVQATAPHLIEQRKGGAMVLTSSVFGLTGRGGDGQGGSDGYVAGKHGVVGLMRTFATWLAPHGIRVNCVNPSGVATRMILNPAVEALFGGGTPPEQPKSTDDVANLLDVSLVQPEDVTAAVTFLASDEARYITGVALPVDAGMLVR; this is encoded by the coding sequence ATGAGCACCCCCCAGCCGAGGACCACCGGACGCTTCCAGGGCCGCACCGTTCTGATCACCGGAGCCGCCCGCGGCCAGGGCCGCAGCCACGCACTGGCCCTGGCGGCCGAAGGCGCGGACGTCATCGCCCTCGACATCTGCCACGACATCGACACCGTCGCCTACGACCTCGCAACGGAGGCCGACCTGAACGAGACCGTCGAACAGGTCCGCGGCGTCGGACGGCGCGCGATCGGGCTCCCGGTCGACGTGCGGGACGCGGAGGCCCTGGCAGCGACGGTCACCCGGGCCTGCGCCGAACTCGCGGTGCCCGACGTCGTGCTCGCCAACGCCGGTATCGGCCTGATGAAGGGCGGGGACGGTCCCGCGGCGTTCCGCGACCAGCTCGACGTCAACCTGACCGGGGTCTGGAACACCGTCCAGGCCACCGCGCCCCACCTGATCGAGCAGCGGAAGGGCGGGGCGATGGTGCTCACCAGCTCCGTCTTCGGGTTGACCGGACGTGGCGGCGACGGCCAGGGCGGCAGCGACGGCTACGTGGCCGGCAAGCACGGGGTCGTCGGGCTCATGCGCACCTTCGCCACCTGGCTCGCCCCGCACGGCATCCGGGTCAACTGCGTGAACCCCTCCGGCGTGGCGACCCGGATGATCCTCAATCCCGCGGTCGAGGCGCTCTTCGGCGGCGGCACCCCGCCCGAACAGCCCAAGTCCACCGACGACGTCGCCAACCTCCTCGACGTCTCCCTCGTGCAGCCCGAGGATGTCACCGCCGCGGTCACCTTCCTGGCGTCCGACGAGGCCCGCTACATCACCGGCGTCGCCCTGCCGGTGGACGCGGGCATGCTGGTCCGCTGA
- a CDS encoding transposase family protein, which produces MLVYPSSMPVSNRALHTLSDALRRHRKNLGSRWRRLPPGQQALLVLAYLNKGETYTALACGFGIGTTTVFRYVREGVDVLAAAAPSLDEALGVARRKAFVILDGTLLAIDRVGMGSGYDRAFYSGKHKRHGVNVQVLADPAGRLVWASPALPGARHDMGAAREHGLIDALSEHAIQVVADTAYQGGGPAIRVPQRRRRLDPDTGRYRPLSQAQKQVNVAHARQRGPGERANAQLKSWQVLRKIRSCPKRATALVQAVMVLIQAR; this is translated from the coding sequence GTGCTTGTCTACCCCTCGTCGATGCCCGTGTCCAACCGCGCCCTGCACACCCTCTCCGACGCACTACGCCGACACCGCAAGAACCTCGGCAGTAGGTGGCGCCGACTCCCGCCCGGGCAACAGGCCCTGCTGGTGCTCGCGTACCTGAACAAGGGCGAGACCTACACCGCTCTGGCCTGCGGCTTCGGGATCGGCACCACGACGGTGTTCCGCTACGTCCGCGAAGGCGTCGACGTCCTCGCCGCGGCGGCACCATCGCTGGACGAGGCGCTCGGCGTGGCCCGACGTAAGGCGTTCGTGATCCTCGACGGCACGCTGCTGGCGATCGACCGGGTCGGCATGGGATCGGGCTACGACCGGGCGTTCTACTCCGGGAAACACAAGCGCCACGGCGTGAACGTGCAGGTCCTCGCCGACCCGGCCGGTCGACTGGTGTGGGCATCACCCGCGCTGCCCGGTGCCCGCCACGACATGGGCGCAGCCCGCGAACACGGTCTGATCGACGCCCTGTCCGAGCACGCGATCCAGGTCGTCGCCGACACCGCCTACCAAGGCGGCGGTCCGGCGATCCGGGTCCCACAGCGTCGTCGCCGCCTCGACCCAGACACCGGCCGCTACCGACCGCTGTCGCAGGCGCAGAAGCAGGTCAACGTCGCGCACGCACGCCAGCGCGGTCCCGGAGAACGAGCCAACGCCCAGCTCAAGTCGTGGCAGGTGCTCCGCAAGATCCGCAGCTGCCCGAAGCGAGCAACCGCACTGGTCCAGGCCGTGATGGTCCTGATCCAGGCTCGCTGA
- a CDS encoding nitroreductase family protein: protein MTGSDREPLRRLVAARAVRTFSDQPVAPEVVRSLIDTARWTGSARNRQPWRFRIVTDRHTCRELAGLGTYARHLADAPSVLVLFAADDGRRDTLFDVGRIAQSVVLAAADVGLGCCPATIYPDSNVDRAGEILGVESSWRARWCFSLGHPGRAATGTSAVPVGRRSVEDLLI from the coding sequence GTGACCGGGTCCGATCGAGAGCCGCTACGCCGTCTGGTCGCGGCTCGTGCCGTGCGCACCTTCAGCGATCAGCCTGTTGCGCCGGAGGTCGTGCGCTCGCTGATCGACACCGCGCGGTGGACCGGCTCGGCCCGCAACCGGCAGCCGTGGCGCTTCCGCATCGTCACGGACCGCCACACCTGCCGGGAACTTGCCGGGCTCGGCACCTACGCCCGGCATCTCGCCGATGCGCCGTCCGTGTTGGTGCTGTTCGCCGCGGACGACGGGCGTCGGGACACGCTGTTCGACGTGGGACGGATCGCGCAGAGTGTCGTGCTCGCTGCCGCCGACGTGGGCCTGGGGTGTTGTCCGGCGACGATCTATCCGGACTCGAACGTCGACCGAGCGGGGGAGATTCTCGGCGTCGAGAGTTCCTGGCGAGCACGTTGGTGTTTCTCACTGGGTCATCCGGGTCGGGCCGCTACAGGGACGTCGGCTGTGCCCGTCGGCCGACGCTCCGTCGAGGACCTGTTGATCTGA
- a CDS encoding vWA domain-containing protein, with translation MPLLCRLTLVLLLVAGLVPAAAGAAVAAPAPEPPGELAPTMVVLDGSGSMTGPDPSGGTKIDAARQAVHALVDGTADGAPLGLAVYGTGTGNAPEERDRGCQDVSVVRGPLALDRGELLGAVDRVTPRGYTPIGRSLQVAAEQLPSEGPRSVVLVSDGEDTCAPPEPCEVARTLAESGVDLVVHTVGFGVDDPAREQLGCIARTTGGTYTDAPEGSDLQRVLPRVAATALRNYEPTGAPITGGPDAVAAPTAGPGDYLDTIGQRETRFYALDVPAGATARFSATVAYPRVPDVDTIDDFNSLILRTLGATGRDCLRSSTEQQNRSSDGAPLTVATVWDGAEPTATGPDGCTGPGRYVFSLEWGRVSAGVPARLPVELSLAVEPGVTDPGPPGVLPAAELTPGGTEPVPVPAGATFGSAAELAGPGAYTDVVRRGEFVFYRVRLEWGQSLAYRVTLAETPGRGPANVSFARTVLYAPSREEIGQVFTSYNGAASVLPHDRPALSTHPVRYLNRESTDVAVRPQSVPGWFYIGVQVSPPRDERSASAAPVPVRLDLSVGGAVEPGPAYAVATPGPAAGQADADGRADDGGDTRDGAWFLPFAVAAGAIPVIGVFAWLRWRRRR, from the coding sequence GTGCCGCTCCTGTGCCGGCTCACGCTGGTGCTGTTGCTGGTCGCCGGGCTCGTTCCCGCGGCGGCCGGGGCGGCGGTGGCTGCTCCGGCTCCGGAACCGCCGGGCGAGCTCGCTCCGACGATGGTCGTGCTGGACGGCTCGGGGTCGATGACCGGGCCGGACCCGTCGGGCGGCACGAAGATCGACGCGGCGCGGCAGGCGGTGCACGCGCTCGTCGACGGCACCGCCGACGGCGCCCCGCTCGGCCTGGCGGTCTACGGCACCGGGACCGGGAACGCGCCCGAGGAGCGCGACCGCGGCTGCCAGGACGTCTCGGTCGTGCGCGGACCGCTGGCGCTGGACCGCGGTGAACTGCTCGGTGCGGTCGACCGGGTCACGCCGCGCGGCTACACGCCGATCGGCCGATCCCTGCAGGTCGCGGCGGAGCAGCTGCCGTCCGAGGGGCCGCGCTCGGTCGTGCTGGTCTCCGACGGCGAGGACACCTGCGCCCCGCCGGAGCCGTGCGAGGTCGCTCGCACGCTCGCGGAGAGCGGCGTCGATCTCGTCGTGCACACGGTCGGTTTCGGCGTCGACGACCCTGCGCGCGAGCAGCTCGGCTGCATCGCCCGGACGACCGGCGGCACCTACACCGACGCACCCGAGGGCTCCGACCTGCAACGGGTCCTGCCCCGCGTCGCGGCCACCGCGCTGCGCAACTACGAGCCGACCGGGGCACCGATCACCGGTGGGCCCGACGCCGTCGCGGCGCCCACCGCCGGCCCCGGCGACTATCTCGACACGATCGGACAACGAGAGACACGCTTCTACGCCCTCGACGTCCCGGCCGGGGCGACCGCGCGGTTCAGCGCGACGGTCGCGTACCCGCGGGTGCCCGATGTGGACACGATCGACGACTTCAACAGTCTGATCCTGCGCACCCTCGGCGCCACCGGACGCGACTGCCTCCGGTCGTCGACCGAGCAGCAGAACCGGTCCAGCGACGGGGCACCGCTGACCGTCGCCACCGTCTGGGACGGCGCGGAACCGACCGCCACCGGTCCGGACGGCTGTACCGGCCCGGGCCGGTACGTGTTCTCCCTGGAGTGGGGACGGGTGTCCGCCGGGGTCCCCGCCCGGCTGCCCGTCGAGCTGTCACTGGCGGTCGAGCCGGGTGTCACCGATCCCGGCCCGCCCGGGGTGCTCCCGGCCGCCGAGCTCACCCCCGGGGGCACCGAACCGGTCCCGGTGCCCGCGGGCGCGACGTTCGGCTCGGCGGCCGAGCTCGCCGGGCCGGGTGCCTACACCGACGTCGTGCGGCGCGGCGAGTTCGTCTTCTACCGCGTTCGACTGGAGTGGGGGCAGTCGCTGGCCTACCGGGTGACGCTGGCCGAGACCCCCGGCCGGGGGCCGGCGAACGTCTCGTTCGCCCGGACGGTGCTCTACGCGCCGAGCCGGGAGGAGATCGGACAGGTGTTCACCTCCTACAACGGTGCGGCGAGCGTCCTCCCGCACGATCGGCCCGCGCTGTCGACGCACCCGGTCCGCTACCTCAACCGGGAGTCGACCGACGTCGCCGTCCGGCCCCAGAGCGTGCCCGGCTGGTTCTACATCGGCGTCCAGGTCTCACCCCCGCGGGACGAGCGCAGCGCATCGGCCGCGCCGGTTCCGGTGCGGCTGGACCTCAGCGTCGGCGGCGCCGTCGAACCGGGCCCGGCCTATGCGGTGGCTACGCCCGGCCCGGCGGCCGGCCAGGCCGATGCGGACGGCCGTGCCGACGACGGCGGAGACACCCGCGATGGTGCGTGGTTCCTACCGTTCGCCGTCGCCGCGGGGGCGATACCGGTGATCGGTGTGTTCGCCTGGCTGAGGTGGCGCCGGCGGCGGTGA
- a CDS encoding EthD family reductase produces the protein MYQLTAVYAHPADPESFVAHYRDTHAKIAAQLPGAAFYDWHVCETLDGSTPPFFLAAVIGWESKDVAIASLGSDVGQRAVADLANFADAGCEMQFGEVTVEVPRP, from the coding sequence ATGTATCAGCTGACCGCTGTGTACGCCCACCCTGCCGATCCCGAGTCGTTCGTCGCCCACTACCGGGACACCCACGCGAAGATCGCCGCACAGCTTCCCGGCGCGGCCTTCTACGACTGGCACGTGTGCGAGACCCTCGACGGCTCGACACCTCCCTTCTTCCTCGCCGCGGTGATCGGCTGGGAGTCGAAGGACGTCGCGATCGCATCGCTCGGTTCCGACGTCGGTCAGCGAGCCGTGGCCGACCTGGCCAACTTCGCCGACGCCGGCTGCGAGATGCAGTTCGGCGAGGTCACCGTCGAGGTCCCGCGGCCCTAG
- a CDS encoding LLM class F420-dependent oxidoreductase: MQIGVAAFITEDGIDPVQLARAVEDRGLAALFVTEHTHIPVNRRSPWPGGGELPREYSHTFDPFVALGAMAAVTESIVLGTAVTLVNQRHPITLAKQVASVERLAPGRVELGVGPGWNAEEMRNHGVDPRWRTARMLDHLDAVRTLWAQDEAEHHGEFVDFDPVWCWPKPTAPVPVLIAGTGPTVLDRVLSHGDGWLPLRIPRRELGSFGNRIAELRSRAAETGRCRIPVTLYGGMPERSVAEDYAAAGVDRLLITLTGSSGADPAPPVLAELDIMAELAEHTDG, from the coding sequence GTGCAGATCGGGGTTGCCGCGTTCATCACGGAGGACGGGATCGATCCGGTGCAGTTGGCCAGGGCGGTGGAGGACCGCGGCCTCGCCGCACTTTTCGTCACCGAACACACGCACATTCCGGTGAACCGTCGATCGCCCTGGCCCGGCGGGGGTGAGCTGCCCCGCGAGTACAGCCATACGTTCGACCCCTTCGTCGCGCTCGGTGCAATGGCCGCGGTGACGGAGAGCATCGTGTTGGGTACAGCGGTGACACTGGTCAATCAGCGGCACCCGATCACCCTGGCCAAACAGGTCGCCAGCGTCGAGCGCCTCGCACCCGGCCGAGTCGAACTCGGCGTCGGACCCGGCTGGAACGCCGAGGAGATGCGCAACCACGGTGTGGACCCGCGGTGGCGTACTGCACGGATGCTCGACCACCTCGATGCCGTGCGGACCCTCTGGGCACAGGACGAGGCCGAGCATCACGGAGAGTTCGTGGACTTCGACCCTGTCTGGTGCTGGCCCAAGCCGACGGCGCCGGTGCCGGTGCTGATCGCCGGAACCGGACCCACTGTGCTCGACCGTGTTCTGTCGCACGGCGACGGATGGCTCCCGCTGCGCATCCCGCGTCGCGAGCTGGGTTCTTTCGGCAACCGGATCGCCGAGTTGCGTTCGCGTGCGGCCGAGACCGGCCGCTGCAGGATCCCGGTGACCCTCTACGGCGGGATGCCGGAACGGAGCGTGGCGGAGGACTACGCCGCAGCGGGCGTCGACCGGCTGCTCATCACTCTCACCGGGTCTTCCGGCGCAGACCCGGCGCCGCCCGTGCTGGCCGAGCTGGACATCATGGCGGAACTGGCCGAGCACACAGACGGATGA
- a CDS encoding helix-turn-helix domain-containing protein: MLSSCDGVYYRGVIPPKRSSDVDRFSSGLPVSELGRRVREGRQRRGLTLQGLADAAGVSRSMLSEIERGAKMPTVLVLDRVAGALGSSVAQLLDGHRSESAVVIRADDQRVEVEDGWTWRLLSPALPDRSTQVVRVVAPPNCDGPEFPAHAAGSREWLALEHGRLRITVGSEVVELEAGDAVSFVGDLVHRISNPGDDEAMYFLVIDYSAP, encoded by the coding sequence ATGCTCTCCTCCTGTGACGGTGTCTACTATCGCGGAGTGATTCCACCAAAGAGGAGCTCTGATGTCGACCGCTTCTCGAGCGGCTTGCCGGTCAGCGAGCTGGGGCGTCGCGTTCGCGAGGGTCGGCAGCGGCGTGGTCTGACGCTGCAGGGGCTCGCCGACGCTGCGGGGGTCAGCCGCAGCATGCTGTCCGAGATCGAGCGAGGCGCGAAGATGCCGACGGTGCTCGTGCTGGATCGGGTCGCCGGGGCGTTGGGGTCATCTGTTGCGCAGTTGCTCGATGGGCATCGCAGCGAGTCGGCGGTGGTGATCCGGGCGGATGACCAGCGAGTGGAGGTCGAGGACGGCTGGACCTGGCGTCTGCTGTCGCCTGCGCTCCCGGATCGCTCGACCCAGGTCGTCCGGGTCGTCGCGCCCCCGAATTGTGATGGGCCCGAGTTCCCGGCTCACGCCGCCGGGTCGCGTGAGTGGCTGGCCCTGGAACATGGTCGGCTCCGGATCACGGTCGGCTCCGAGGTGGTCGAGCTGGAGGCCGGTGACGCCGTCAGCTTCGTCGGAGATCTGGTGCATCGGATCTCGAATCCTGGTGACGACGAGGCGATGTACTTCCTGGTCATCGACTACTCCGCGCCGTAG
- a CDS encoding IS256 family transposase, with amino-acid sequence MALDQSALLEVLDALKTADVGDRVRVAAETIYQALIEAELTESIGAGRHERTESRTAQRNGHRTRTLSTTAGDLELRIPKLRTGSFFPSLLERRRRVDQALFAVVMEAYLHGVSTRKVDDLVKALGADSGISKSEVSRICADLDTEVGAFRDRSLADQAFPYVFLDATYCKARVDHRVVSQAVVIATGVRADGWREVLGFAVGDSEDGAFWTAFLRSLKARGLGGVQLVISDAHTGLTQAISAVLLGAAWQRCRVHFLRNVLAQVPKGNAEMVAAAIRTIFAQPKADMVRDQLNVIAAMLGRQSAKVETMLRDAAPDLLAFADFPAAHWKKIWSTNPLERLNKEVKRRTDVVGVFPNPEALLRLAGAVLVEAHDEWQAGDRRYLSEATMALLAPTPAEEVAEPELITA; translated from the coding sequence ATGGCCCTGGACCAGTCTGCCCTGCTCGAAGTCCTCGACGCACTCAAGACCGCCGATGTCGGTGACCGTGTCCGCGTCGCCGCGGAGACGATCTATCAGGCGTTGATCGAGGCCGAGCTCACCGAGTCGATCGGCGCCGGCCGCCACGAACGCACCGAGTCCCGCACCGCCCAACGCAACGGGCACCGCACCCGCACCCTGTCGACCACCGCCGGGGACCTGGAACTGCGGATCCCGAAACTGCGTACCGGGTCGTTCTTCCCGTCCCTGCTCGAACGCCGCCGCCGGGTCGACCAGGCCCTGTTCGCGGTCGTGATGGAGGCCTACCTCCACGGGGTGTCCACGAGGAAGGTCGACGACCTGGTCAAAGCGTTGGGCGCTGATTCGGGGATCTCCAAGTCCGAGGTCTCCCGGATCTGCGCCGACCTCGACACCGAGGTCGGAGCGTTCCGCGACCGCTCCCTGGCAGACCAGGCGTTTCCCTACGTGTTCCTCGACGCCACCTACTGCAAGGCCCGCGTCGACCACCGCGTCGTCTCGCAGGCGGTGGTGATCGCCACCGGCGTCCGGGCCGACGGGTGGCGGGAGGTCCTCGGGTTCGCCGTCGGCGACAGCGAGGACGGCGCGTTCTGGACCGCGTTCCTGCGCAGCCTCAAAGCCCGCGGCCTCGGCGGAGTGCAACTGGTGATCTCCGACGCCCACACCGGTCTCACCCAGGCCATCTCCGCGGTCCTGCTCGGCGCGGCGTGGCAACGCTGCCGGGTGCATTTCCTGCGCAACGTCCTGGCCCAGGTCCCCAAGGGCAACGCCGAGATGGTCGCCGCCGCGATCCGCACGATCTTCGCCCAACCCAAGGCCGACATGGTCCGTGACCAGCTCAACGTGATCGCGGCCATGCTCGGCCGCCAATCAGCGAAGGTCGAGACGATGCTGCGCGACGCCGCCCCGGACCTGCTGGCCTTCGCCGACTTCCCGGCCGCGCACTGGAAGAAGATCTGGTCGACCAACCCCCTGGAGCGGTTGAACAAGGAGGTCAAACGTCGCACCGACGTCGTCGGCGTGTTCCCCAACCCCGAAGCCCTACTCCGGCTGGCCGGTGCCGTGCTGGTCGAAGCCCACGACGAATGGCAGGCAGGAGACCGCCGCTACCTCAGCGAGGCCACCATGGCGCTGCTCGCCCCCACCCCGGCGGAGGAGGTAGCCGAGCCCGAACTCATCACGGCATGA
- a CDS encoding DUF6506 family protein, producing MALARWGFLYTAAGADPGRDITVVDTGSCRTVLIGMERPDQGVEAARRLVEQHDVQLIELCGGFGPVWTAQILDATGHKIPVGAVAYGPESVDGIHDIFA from the coding sequence ATGGCACTGGCACGCTGGGGTTTCCTGTACACGGCCGCGGGCGCCGATCCGGGACGCGACATCACCGTCGTCGACACCGGCTCGTGTCGCACCGTCCTCATCGGTATGGAGCGCCCCGATCAGGGCGTCGAGGCGGCACGGAGACTCGTCGAGCAGCACGACGTGCAGCTGATCGAGCTGTGCGGTGGCTTCGGTCCTGTCTGGACCGCCCAGATCCTTGACGCGACCGGGCACAAGATCCCGGTCGGTGCGGTCGCGTACGGCCCGGAATCGGTGGACGGGATCCACGACATCTTCGCTTGA
- a CDS encoding helix-turn-helix domain-containing protein: MLRTALLMHGSSMLYEVAIASEIFGVDRSELSRTGTWYELVVGTADGAPHPWLAHRSTVSYAEIADVDTIVVPSSDDLDDDPDPALLEALRAAHRRGTRIASLCTGAFLLAAAGLLDDRTATTHWMHAEELRQRYPRIDVRPGVLYIDDGDLLTSAGKTAALDLCVHLVRRDLGAAAATGLARQLVVPAHRRGGQAQFITPPAEPRGSEGLTPTLDWARARLDKPLTVRDLAEHANLSTRQLARRMHAECQTGPLDWLHHQRIARAQELLERTDASVDQIAASCGIGTAATLRRHFHRALGIAPTVYRATFRPA, translated from the coding sequence ATGCTGCGGACGGCTCTCCTCATGCATGGCTCGTCGATGCTCTACGAGGTCGCCATCGCCTCGGAGATCTTCGGCGTCGACCGCTCGGAGCTGTCGCGCACCGGCACGTGGTACGAGCTGGTCGTCGGAACCGCCGACGGTGCGCCCCACCCGTGGCTGGCACACCGTTCCACCGTGTCCTACGCCGAGATCGCCGACGTCGACACCATCGTCGTGCCGTCGTCGGACGATCTCGACGACGATCCCGACCCGGCGCTCCTCGAGGCACTTCGCGCTGCCCACCGGCGGGGCACCCGGATCGCCTCGCTGTGCACGGGCGCGTTCCTGCTCGCCGCCGCCGGTCTGCTCGACGACCGGACCGCGACCACCCACTGGATGCACGCCGAGGAGCTCCGGCAGCGCTACCCCCGGATCGATGTCCGACCCGGGGTGCTCTACATCGACGACGGCGATCTCCTCACCTCGGCGGGCAAGACCGCGGCGCTCGACCTGTGCGTCCATCTGGTGCGGCGCGACCTCGGCGCCGCTGCTGCCACCGGTCTCGCGCGACAGCTGGTCGTGCCGGCGCATCGCCGCGGCGGGCAGGCCCAGTTCATCACCCCACCTGCCGAGCCGCGCGGCTCCGAGGGACTCACCCCCACCCTCGACTGGGCCCGGGCCCGTCTCGACAAGCCTCTGACCGTGCGTGACCTGGCCGAACACGCCAACCTCAGCACCCGCCAACTCGCCCGCCGAATGCACGCCGAGTGCCAGACCGGTCCGCTCGACTGGCTGCACCACCAGCGCATCGCCCGCGCCCAGGAACTGCTCGAACGCACCGACGCCTCGGTCGACCAGATCGCCGCGAGCTGCGGAATCGGCACGGCCGCCACCCTCCGGCGCCACTTCCACCGCGCCCTGGGTATCGCGCCCACCGTGTACCGGGCGACGTTCCGGCCCGCCTGA
- a CDS encoding helix-turn-helix domain-containing protein, whose amino-acid sequence MARPRSPRLTPTLADRRRALGLTQEQVGERLGVSVEMIRRHERGAARPGERLRRGYTRLYRASEVDLGLTEPPPAGDGGVVTPEPSILNMPVAIQPGDRIGPENLTEIHRHMRQLVTLDNQFGGTDLVRVAGRFLRSLTR is encoded by the coding sequence ATGGCCCGCCCGAGAAGCCCACGGCTCACTCCGACGCTGGCCGACCGCAGGCGCGCGCTCGGGCTCACCCAGGAACAGGTCGGCGAACGACTCGGTGTGTCGGTCGAGATGATCAGGCGCCACGAACGTGGGGCCGCGCGACCGGGCGAACGCCTGCGGCGCGGCTACACCCGCCTGTACCGGGCGTCGGAGGTGGACCTCGGCCTGACCGAGCCACCGCCGGCCGGGGACGGGGGTGTGGTCACTCCGGAGCCGTCCATCCTGAACATGCCGGTGGCGATCCAGCCCGGTGACCGCATCGGCCCGGAGAACCTGACCGAGATCCACCGCCACATGCGCCAGCTCGTCACGCTGGACAACCAGTTCGGCGGGACCGACCTCGTCCGCGTCGCAGGCCGGTTCCTCCGGTCCCTGACACGCTAG
- a CDS encoding alpha/beta fold hydrolase — MESVHSFGATLGIEYAATHGHRVAGLIYCSGLGIGWSIHRATYKARQAQRLTAAERTRSDELAARNRTWDEEVEWRTLSWLPDFVDPGRARQWAASDASTPLALNLACNRAFNAETSAWTADDEISRWSAVTCPVWIVHGEGDPRPADGPRTLASILPDAGIHEIADAGHQPWRERPDVVAQILTAVAAHASGPS; from the coding sequence TTGGAAAGCGTTCATTCCTTCGGCGCCACCCTCGGTATCGAGTACGCGGCGACGCACGGGCACAGGGTGGCCGGCCTCATCTACTGCAGCGGGCTCGGCATCGGATGGTCGATCCACCGGGCCACCTACAAGGCCCGGCAGGCGCAGCGGCTCACCGCCGCCGAGCGGACACGATCGGACGAGCTGGCGGCGAGGAACCGCACGTGGGACGAGGAGGTCGAATGGCGCACCCTGTCGTGGCTGCCCGACTTCGTCGACCCCGGCAGGGCCCGACAATGGGCTGCCTCTGACGCGAGCACGCCGCTTGCGCTCAACCTCGCGTGCAACCGGGCCTTCAACGCGGAGACCAGCGCATGGACCGCCGACGACGAGATCAGCCGCTGGAGCGCCGTCACCTGCCCGGTGTGGATCGTTCATGGCGAGGGCGACCCGAGACCAGCTGACGGGCCCCGAACGCTCGCCTCGATCCTCCCGGACGCCGGGATCCATGAGATAGCCGACGCCGGCCACCAACCCTGGCGGGAACGCCCGGACGTGGTCGCGCAGATCCTCACCGCTGTCGCGGCACATGCATCGGGGCCTTCCTGA